CGCTCGTGGATCAACGGCGTCGCCGCACTCGACTATACCGAAGCCGAAGCCGCGATTCCTCTCGACGGCAAGATCGGGATCCAAGTGCATGGCGGCGGTAAGGCGCTAGTGCAATTAAAAGAGATCACGCTCCAAGAGCTTCCTCCAACTCTCGACGCGCCATCTTGGAAAGAACGCTCGACCGAATCGCCGCAGACGGGAGCCGTTCCGCTTTCTGCCGAAGCAGAGTTAGCCGGTTTTCAGGTCCCCGATGGTTTTGAGGTGGAGCTAGTCGCCTCGGAGTCAGAGGGGATCGGCAAGTTTGTAGCGTTGGCTTTTGACGCCAAGGGACGACTTTGGACGACGACAGCGCTTGAGTACCCGGTCGATGCGAACGAAAGTCCTGAAGAGTCACGCAGCCTATTCGCCGCAGGGGGCCGAGACAAAGTGTTGGTCATCGATAGTCCCTGTTCAGAAAAACCATCGCCGCCGCGCGTCTTTGCTAAGGGGCTCGTGATGCCGCTCGGCGTGTTGCCTTACGGCGACGGCGCTTTTGTGCAATATGGTCACGATATTCGTTTCTATCGTGACCAAGATCAGGATGGAAAAGCGGACTCGCACGAGATTGTCCTTACCGGCTTCGGAACGCAAGACTCCCATCTCTTTCCGCATCAGTTTACGCGCGTCCCCGGCGACTGGATCTTGATGGCCCAAGGGCTGTTTAACGCATCGACCGTCCGGCGCGCCAATGACGCTGCGTTTGCAAATGGGGAGAAGCAAATCGAGTTCAAGCATTGCAAGTTGGGGAGATTCAACGCAGCCGGTGATCGCTTTGAGGCGCTCACGCAAGGACCGAACAACATTTGGGGACTCACCGTCTCTCGCGAAGGAAAGATTTGGATTCAAGAAGCGAATGACATCGGACATCCGGTCAGCCCGTTTGAGCCTGGCGCCTATTATCCCACCGGATCGCGCGATCTGCTGAAGTCGTACCAACCGCTGATGCCGCCGCCATTGGGGCCGCCGCAAATGGGTGGAACCGGCCTCAGCGGTCTTACGCTCGCCGACGATCGTCAAGGTTGGCCGTCGCCTTGGGGTTTTGACGCCGATGACCCCGCGGCGCCGCGTCGCTTCTATGTCGCCAATCCGATTACTAGTCGAATTCAATTGATTGAAGCGACGTTCGACGGCGACCGCTTTACGTACAAAAAGCGGCCTGACTTTTTGGTCTCGTCCGATCCGCGCTTTCGTCCGGTCGCCATTCAGTTTGGCCCCGATGGCTCGCTCTATGTGATTGACTGGTACAACAAGGTGATCTCGCACAATGAAGTGCCGCGCAGACATCCCGATCGGGACAAAACGCGCGGCCGGATCTGGCGAATTCGCCACAAAGATCAACCGCGCACCATACCGGTCGACCTGACGCAGTTGACCGTCGATCAGTTGGTCGATCGCCTAGGAGATGGGAACGCGCGAATCGCGGAACTCGCTTGGCAGCAGATCATCGATCGCCAAGCGAAAGAGGTGATTCCGCGGCTATCGCAAGTCGTGATCGATCGATCGGCGTCAGCTGATCGTCGCCTGGGAGCGCTATGGGCGCTCGAAGGGTTAACGCAGGTTCCCGCTTCGATCCTTCACGAGATCGCGCGAGCCGAAAATGCCAATCTTCGCCATGAAGCGGTTCGCATCGCCGCGGCTCAGCCGCGATCCGTCAACGAATTCCTCAAGATCGCCAAGCCGCTAGTGAACGATTCGTCGCCGCACGTCCGCGCGGCGCTAGGCGACGCGTTGCGAAGATTGCCGGCCGTCGATTCCAATGCGATTGCACTGATGCTAGAGCTGGGAAAAGCGTCGACCTCTGGGGACGTATGGACCGTTTACGATCGTGAGTTTGAACGTTTTCTGGCCCGCTGGGCGATGGAAGAAAACCGAGAAGCGGTCGCCGCGTTCTTGAGCTCTCCAGCAGGGAAAGCCCTTCCTGTCGAGAATCGCGCTTTGGCGACTTTAGCGATTGGCGGGCGAGCAGGGGCCGTCGCTCTGGCGAATCTTCTCCCCGATTTAGAACGTCCTCTCAACGCCGAGGAAATCCGTGTCTTGGTTCCTCACTTTGCGGACAAGAGCGTCGCTCAAGAATTAACCCAGGCAATTGCCAGGAAATCGTCGCGTGACGCGATGTTGCGATCGTTTCTTCGGTTGCGCACCCAGATCGATTGGCGCCCGCTTCGCCCAGCGATCGAATTGGCTGCGGCGGAGATCCTGTCGGATCCGGCGCAAACCAGCTTCGCTTTCGAGTTGATTCAAAACTTCCAACTGAATGGCCTAACGCCCGAAGTGATGAAGATAGCAACGGATCCGCAGGTAGATGCGGGACGAAGGATCACCGCGCTTCAGACGCTCGCCGAGTTGCCTTCCCTGGATGTGGAGCCATTGATTGAGATCGCTAATGCGACCGGTCCAAACTCCAAGATTCGCGAGGCTGCGATTCGTTGTCTGGCTCGCAGCTCAGCACCAGCCGCCGCGGACGCGATGCTCGATTTATTGGTGGACGGTAGTTTACAAATTCGCCAGTTGATCGTCACCGAAATGTCATCTCACCGCGAAGGAGTCGCCGCGCTGCTAGATGCCTACGACGATGGAGATTTGCAACTGAGCGATTTCAGCCCAGAAACGCTACAGCGCATGACAGCCTTAGCGCCGGCCAGTCCGATTTTGCAAGCGATCAAAGCGAATCTGGTCCGTGAGGGCCAAACGGTATTGCAGCTGGCTGGCGGAGCGAACGACTTTGTCAACGTACCGATCGATTTGCCAGGGCCGTTCACGGTTGAAACCTGGGTGAAACTTCGTCCCGATATCAGCAACGCCGATGGTATCTTGGCGGGGCCCGGAACGCTCGACGTCAACTTCTATAACTCTACGCTGCGCGTCTGGATCGCAGGACAACGTGACGTCGCAGTCGCCGATCGAAAAATGCTGCCGGATGCATGGACTCACATCGCCGTGACTCGCGATCCGCAAGGGGTTATTCGAATCTATATCAACGGCGAACTCTCGACCGAAAGTCGACAAACGAATTCCCGACCATTCTCTGGAGTCTATGTAGGCCGCACCACGGTCGCCGACCAGGGAACTGACGGTCAATTGGCCGAGTATCGAATCTGGAACGTGGCTCGCTCTGCGGACGAGATTCTTCTGAACTTTGACCGCAGCTTCGACGAAGCTGCGCCCCCCGCGGGGTTGCTGCATCAGTTCCATAACGACCACTGGGGAAAACTTTCTGGAGCGGCGACCACGTTTGCGACGCTCGATTCTCCTCCGCTCCACTCTGCGGAAGAAGCCGCTCAGCTCAATGCGCTGTTTGATCGCTATCGCCAATTGGCGAATCGGCCAGGCGACCTGGAAAATGGTCAGCAAATATTTACGAAGACTTGCCTGACGTGTCATCAGTTCGGCGGCCACGGCGGTAACATCGGCCCTGCGCTCGACGGCGTCGGCCTTCGTGGAACTGAAGCGATCCTCCGCAACGTCCTCACTCCGAGCGCGGCGATCGAAGGGGGATACCGCAATTATCAAGTGGTGACGATCGCCGGACAGATCTACGCTGGATTGCTCGTCGCCGAGGATGAAAGTGTCGTTGTGATCCGACAATTGAACGCGCCGGACCGTCGTATCGAAAAACGGAATATCCAGCGGGGCGGATTCACGAACATTTCCGTCATGCCAGAGGGACTGCTTAACGCACTGTCCGACCAAGAGGTTTCGGATTTATTCCGCTATCTCGGTTCGCTCAAGCAAGGCGTTTCTTCCGCCAACGCTGATTCAGCAAGCGTGAAGTAGAGCGGAGCGCGTCCCTTGGCGATGGGTACATTATATCGGATAGAAAGTTCGACAACTTGGCTTGGCTCAGACCTTCACGTTATTCAATTGACGACTTGCGCGCTTTTTCTAAGGCCTGATGCACATCGACAGGGAGTCCGCCATCCAAGCCTACCGCGATAAACTGGAACCCTTGCTTCAGACGTTGCTGAATCTGATCGCCATTGGATAGCAGTCCGCACGGGATCCTGTTTTTTTGAGCAATGGAAGCGACTTGCGCAATCGCAGCTTCAAAGACTGGATCTCCCTTGTCGACTCCTAGCGAAAACGCCAGATCCGACGGGCCGATAAACAGACCTCCCACACCCGGCGTTTGGGCAATGTCTTCACAGTTCTGCACCGCTTCCACCGTTTCAATCATGACCCAGACGACCAACTCGCCTTGGGGATCAAGCGGCCACACGTCGGCTCGTTGAGCGTATTCTTGCGGAGTCAGCCCCCAGTATCGAGCAGCATGCCGATAGCCGACCCCGCGCTTGCCTTCTGGTTGGTAGTCTTCCGCCATTCGCTTTTGTGGAAAACGGCAAGCCTTGACGATGGCTAAAGCCTGCTCGGCCGTATCGACATGCGGCACGATTACTCCCAGCACGCCGGCATCAAGCACTTGCTTTAACAGATGATCAACAGGCTCACGTCCAGCCGCAGGGATACGCACGAAGGGGACGACGTTAGGTTGTAGATTTCCCTTCTGCAAAATTTTCCGTTTGTTAATCATGCCCAGCAGATAGTTTTCGAGTCGAGTCACATCGTAGGGACTATGCTCCATATCGATGATGACAAAATCCAATGAACTATCGGCGATCGCTGCGCCGGTACGAGCATTGATGTTTTGCGAGAACATGCCGAATGCCGGAGTCTTCGCTTCCATCAGCTCGATAAACCGATTCAATCGCAGGGGATTCTTCGCAGCGGATTGTGCCCGTAGATTGCCGGTATTTCCCCCCAGCAATAACGCAATCACGAAGATAAGTCGGAAAGTCATAGAGCCTTTCGAGCGGCTAGTTTTTCAAGCGGGGAGTTCTCGTCTCCGTCAAATCAACAGTTCCGCAATCGGATGCCCACCGTCCGTGATGGGAATAGGCCGATCTCCATCGTAGAGATTCTTCCTGTAGTCAATTTTCAGGCTGGCTAGAATCGTGGCGAACAGATCGGATACGCCCACTGGTGAAGAGATGATCTTCTCGGAAAACTCGTCCGTTTCTCCCCAGGCGCCTTGATGGTTGAGTCCTCCGCCTGCGAGTACGCAACTGAATGCGCGCTGTTGATGTCCGCGTCCGCCGCCGCTGTCGAACTCTGCTGGGCGTCCGAATTCCGTCGTGACCGCGATCAGGGTGCGGTCGAGAAGCTTTTTCTCTTCGAGGTCGAGAATCAGCGTCGAAAGGGCCACATCGAGTTCCTGAATCAATTTGTGTTGTTCGATGATCCCTTGGTTGTGAACGTCCCAGCCGACTCCATTGAGAAAATTGAGATTGTGAGAGACTTCGACAAATCGGACGCCGCTCTCTACCAGTCGTCTGCTCAGCAGGCACCGCTGACCGAATTCGCCTCCGTATTGGATTCTTAAATCGGCTGGCTCACGTTCGAGTTCAAACACTCGGTTGAACTGAGGACCACTTAAGCGAATGCTCTGCTCAATCGCCGCTTCGTAGTCATGTAAAGATTGGTCATCCTGGAGAGGCGCATCCTTTCGTAAGGCAGCCAACAGGGCTTGTCTTCGATTTTGGCGAGGGAGGGTGATCCCATCGGGACGCGATAGGCCGACTGGGCCTTCGCTCGTGTTCGTAAGATAGAGGTAGTTGGCGCTTGCGCCGAGAAAACCAGCGCCTCGGGCAACATTGGGATAGCCAATCAATACATAGGGAGGCGCGATGTCGCTTGCCGCGCCGCGCTCGTGCGCCACTAACGAGCCGAGGGAAGGATAGGTAACCGTACCGCTAACCGGTCGCCCGGTATGCATTCGATTGGATGCAGCCGCATGTTCGCCGACATTGTGATGCAAGGTTCGAACGGCTGTAACGCGATCCATGACGGCGGCCACGCGAGGCAGATGCTCACAGACTTGAACCCCCGGCACGGCCGTATCAATCGCGTCGTAGTAGGAGCCTTGCTGTTTTTTGCGGACATCTCCCTTGCGTTTGGGATCGAACGTATCGATCTGTCCCATTCCTCCTCCTAGCCAAATCGAGATAACATGATCGGCCTTTCCAGAGAGGAGTGCGGGCTGGTCCCCCGCATGTACGATTTTCGGGATCGCTAGTCCGCAAGCGGCGGCCGCAATACCCGTAAGGCAGTCTCGACGGGAGAGAGAATGGGAAAGCGATGAGCGGATTTCGTTCTTCATGGACTTCATTTCCAAGGATAAAAAATGACTGAATGAACCCTTCTCCATCGAATCGCTGGAAGAGACCGGTTGGCGAATAATATCGCGATAAGCTGGGGATCGAGCACGATCATGGGATCCAGACAAATTCTGGATGATTGACTAAGCTCCACACGACATCTTCATATCTTTCCCGCCATTCCGTCTGCAGACGAGGGTCTCCAGGGGGGCCTTGGCGAACGCGTTCTTCATTCTTCATTTGAATGGTGTTCGCTTCGGACTGGGCATGATTAAACCATGTGATTTGGGGGAGTCGCGGTAACGCCGGGATGGGCTGGACTTCGCCTTCCGGAACGAGACGTTGCTCGAAATCAGAAGCCACAACCGCGACGCAATCTTCGCGTTCTTGCGGGCTCGGCGAACGGCTTAGAATCTGGAGAAATAATGATTCCACGAGTTGTTCGGCCGATTCCGCTCGCACGGCAAGATCCGCCAACGGACTATCGCTCGATGCTCGGGTGAGGTTGGCCGTCAGGACGCTATTCGCGAGAATCCCAGGCTGGAGGACGTTGGAGTCGCTCTCCCGTTCTGCGATCGGTTCTTGTCTCGCCCCTTTCCAGCCAAAGACCTCAAGCATGTCCAACATCATGCGAGCGCGTGGGAGTGACAGGCTGGGCCGATCTCGCTCGTTCTTCAAGTCGGCCATCATCCAGGCCCTTGTCGGATTTCCCAAATTTAAGCGATAGTCCATGGTGGTGCGGCCTTCAGGATCAAACGAGAGTTCCTCGACCTCGAATGCGCTGCCGGTGGCTAGATGAAGGGAATCGACAACTTGCTCGGCCGTTAGGCGACGACGATCGGGAGCGTTAAAATATCGAGACGCGGCAGGCGCATTGGAGTTCTGGCCAATCGCGACGCGTTGATACGCATCCGACGACATGATTAGCTGCAAGATGTGCCGCGAGTCGTATCCCTGCGAGACAAACTCAGCCGCGAGCCAGTCGAGCAGTTCCGGATGACTGACTTCTTGCCCTTCCCAGTCGTGGACCGGCTCGACGAAACCGGACCCCATAAGACGCTTCCAAAGATGATTCACCACCACGCGTGAGAAACGCCGATTCTCTGGCGAGGTGATCAATGCGGCCAGACGTTCGCGGGAATCCTCGGGGTTATGCGTCAGTTGATCGAGTTGCTGGTTATCCTTGGCGCCGGTCTGGTCTGCAAACGGCCACCCAGGCTGAATCGACTGATTCGGTTTGATAGAAACCTGAATCAAGGATTGGCGCGTCTGCTTCTCGAAGAACGCCGCGGGAACTTGGCTCGATTTGGGAATCTTCAGTGATTTGCGTTTGAGCATCGCCCCCAACGCATACAAATCGTGTTGCGTCGAACGATGATAAGGCGAATCGTGACAGCGGGCGCATTTCAACTCGATTCCTAAAAACGCGGATGCAAGGATATGGCCTTTGGCGGCGTAGGGTGAATCGTTTTCCCCAGCTAAGGAGAACCCGGCGCTTCCTCCCTCATGAGCGCTGCCGCGCATGAGGACTAACTCTGTCACCATCCGATCGAATGGCTTGTCGTCTTGCAGGGCATCGTAGAGAAACCAGCGAAATGGCCCGGTGCTATTTAGCGTGGCGGAAATCAGAGATGGATTCTCCGCCAATAAATCTTGCCAAAAGCTTACCCAATGATCTGCAACTCGGTCATCCGACAACATTCGGCCAATCCATTCGGACCGCTTGTCTGGATTTTCATCCAGCAGGAATTCCTGAAGCTCCTCAGTTGTCGGCGGTATGCCGACGGTGTCAAGAAAGAGGCGACGCAAGAACGCCTCGTCACCAACACGCGTGGGAATCTCGATGTTTTTCGAATTCTTGGATTGTTGGGGCCAAACTGCGCCGTCGCGAATCCATGTTTCAATCAATGAAATTTGCTCGGCCGACAAGGGGGCGCCGGTTGGGGGCATTCGTGAAAATTCGTCATCCGATTGAATGCGATGAAGCAGTTCACTCTCGTGAGGATGTCCCGGACTCACTGATGGCAACTCCGAATCGCCTCCACGTAAAGCGTCTTCGCGTGTGTTCAGACGCAATCCTCCCTGATCTTTTTCTCCATGACAGCGAAAGCAGTTTGTGCGAAGAATCGGCAAAACTTTGCGATGAAATAGATCGGCCTGCGGAGATTCCGCTGGGCTCTTGATGGATTGCGCTTGCTCGATTTTGGCGAAGATGAACGCGTCAACAGGGTGGATGCCCGCTCGCCCTGGAATGCTTGGAACCGCAGGGGGAGGATTTTGGTCAACCCACTTCTTCGCTCTGGCATGGCGCGCTTGCCAGAAGGGATCCTCGGATTGAGCCGCCTGGCGACGTGTCGCGGCATCCAGGTCGCGAAGGTCACGTTCGCTGCGAGCCAACGCCGGCTGCATCGCGGACTCTGTCAAAGGCAAGCGGTCTTGCCCGATTGGACGCAAGATATCAAACGAGGCGCCATCCGCGGACTGGCGTGCAAGGCAGACTTCCCCTGATTCTGTTCGAACTCCGTTCCCTCCCACGACAATCTCAAGGACCACACGACAGCACCGTTTTTGTTCCGGATCATGGGCCGCTTTTCCGGACGGCTTGACCAGATAATCGACGAACGCTTCTTTCATGTTCCCACGTCTCGGACGAACTCCCGGCAGAGGAGCCTGGGGAGGAGGATGAATCGGATTTCGTCCCCCGTTGTAGCGCACGGTATCTGCTTTGGTGGTCGTCACCAATTGGCCGTCGATCCACAAGCGACTTAGTCCTCGCGTACGAATCAGCAATCGCTGTTGGCCGAGCGGAAGCTCGACATCGGCTGCGATTTGCATGAGCAACGGAGCGTTCCAACTCGACCGGATTCCCCAGTCGTCGTAGCGAAGCGGAATCCGTGGCAGTAAAAAAGCGTCTCCCAGCCAGCTTAGCGTGGGTGATTGCAGCGATTCCTCTTGGCGTAACCAGCGATCGTGACGAGGAAAGTTCTCCCGCAAGGAAAACGCCACGCGGCCTGCGGGGACGCCTTCCACCTTGGGCATTCGTTCCTGCTTCGGTATGACCAGCTGCGGCCCCCCTTTACGGCGGAATCTCGACGCGATTTCTTCATCGCTCAATCTCTCTCGATGGATGGCCAAGCGATGGATCTGGCCATGAAAACTGACATTCGGACTCCTTCCCATCGAGGTTCCAATCCAAACATCGCCAGCGTCCACTACCGGCGGATCGGTCGTGGGGCCTGCTAGTCCCCATGCGCCATCGGTCGGAACGCCATCGATCCAGCCAAGCATCGAATCGGGATCGCCGAACTTGTAAGAAAGAGCAATGTGATGCCAACCGCTGGAGAGAGTGAATCCGATCGTGGATCGCCAGCGGTGCCACTGGGGCGCTTGGTCTCCCAGCCGCGACGTAAACAGGAAGTCGAGATGTGCGACTCCTTGCTTGTTATAAAGCCGCAGCGACCAATTTTGATTCGCCTGGTTTGATTTTCTGGCGCCAGAACGTCCTTTGCCAATGATGTAGACCTGCTGTCCCGAGCGGATGGATTGGGGATTTACCCAAGCTTCCAGGGTGACGGTATCGCCGTTGGTGAATTGTAGATCCGAGCTTTTGCCTGCCCCGAGGGCCAACATCGAAGCTCCTTTACCATCCAAGTAGATCGCCCTGTTCTCGGAGGTAAAGTCAGGGAATTCAGGGGCCTGAGGGCCGGTCTGTTGGAACTTCACATCGCCATGGACCTCCAGTCCCTTTTGCGTCAGCGTCGTGGGAAGCTCGGGAGCCTCAAACTCCCAGCGAGCGACCGATTCTGCTTGAACCACTCCTAAGGAAGTTGTCCAGATGATGCTGATTGCAAAAACCAGACTCGAAATCATGGAGACGGAATTCATGACTCTCCTTTGAGGCCGTCGAATCGCTGACAACAAGTCGCAACTGTTCGTTACGCGTGTCAGAGCGCATTCAGCATTTGAGTATCGAAGCGAGAAATAACTGCAGGGCACGGCGCAACCGCGCCTGGTTTCAGCGATTACCGAGTCATGGTAAGCCGCCGATCAAAACTGGATCGACATAGAATTCATTGTCGTCGGCATCCTGGAAAAACAGACCTTCCGCTGCTTCGCCTGGAGCGTAGCCAAGATCGGAAAGATCAATTCCTACTGCGAGCGCCCGATACTCCAATCGCACTGGACGAAGCGTAAAATCCGCTTGTTCCAGTTCCGTCAAAGAATCGATGCGCTGGCCTTTCGTCGCATGGACCAGCATCTGCGTTACAGGCAATGCTTCTGGAGAATAGAGAGACAAGTCGTATTCCCGGATTGTGTGGGCTTTACGCCCCGGCGACATCTGCAAGGGGCAGACATGAAACGCATCTCCATCCGTCAGGCTGGGCAATGGATGGATCTCGAAAAACACCACGTCCGGACCAGGTCCATTCTTCACGGGCTGCGCGAAACGAACGGCCATCCCTGGAGTACCGATAACGTTGTCAGCGGGAGCATGTTCCATGACAGGATTACTCTGCAGAGGCGTTTCGCTTCCTCCAGGATTGATGACCCCGGTGACGATGGAATTATCGGACAGCGCGTCGATCGGTTTGCCGATGACCTGCTTTCCTCCCAGTACGTGATCGAATAATCCTTCATTGCGAGAAGAACGAAACCAAATCAGTTCGACCGGAATCAGGTCAGTATCTGAGTAAGTAACATCCTGCCCAGCTCGTTGGACGGTGACTGTCTTCAGCAACTCCGCTTTTCCGTCAGATTCCGCCGTGGTCGCCGTAAAAGAAACAATCCGGTCAGGCAGGCGCATTCGATGTTTGTCTCTATCGAAAACCCCCGGAGTCAAAGTGAAGGTCGGCTCGGCAAGAACCTTCACGGCTTGATTGCTTTCTAGGCGGAGCTCATTTTCATGATTTCCTACAATCGGCGCGAACTCGTCGCCCTGTTCGTTGAAGTCTTCCGCGTTCCCCAGCAATCGACGAAGTTCACGAGCTTTGGAGCTATTTTCATAGATATCCGCAATTCCTTCGACCACTTGAATTTTGGTCTCGTTGAACTCGCTGACATCCACCGTAAAGCGTGTTCCCCGATCGACAACTTGCGAATCAGGAGTCTCCACGCGGAATCCTTCGGCGCCATCCGGAGCATGCACCGAACACCGCCCCAGATTCATGGCCAGACAATTTTCTGGTTCGGCGCGAAACACGGCGGGGCCCTCGATAATCGCATGCGCTCCCCCAGGAAACAGCAGCTCAACCATCCCGCTCATCAGCACATAGGACTTTTCCAATTCCGTTTCCGAGAGAGCGGCTGGAGTCAATTCTCCAAAGAATCGGGCTTTGGCCACGCGTAGAAACTTCACCGATGGGGGCGCGGCGACGCTTGGCGCTTGCGACTCTTTCTCGGCAACCGGCGGTTGCTCTGGTTCGGGCCGTTGCGAAAACCCCGTGAGCCATACGAGACACAGCAAGCTGATCGCCAGCACGCTCGCCGCAATCAAATTTGTGGGCAGCGATCGCCAAGAGATTTGCTGCGGCCTTAATGTCGCAGAGGATGTTGATGATTCTCTTGTCTGCTGGCGAATTCGCTGCATCGCTCGTGAGCCGAAGTTTTCGCGCCGCCGCAGGATTTCTTGCATGGCGCTCTCGACAAAGCCGTCGCGACCAGCCGGTTCTTCTTGCATCACGAGTCCGAGCAGGCGGTGGGTCTGATAGAGCTCGATCGCCGTTTCTCTCAGTTTTTCATCCGCAGCCAATAGGTCGCACAATTGATCCGCATCGGCCTCTTCCAACTCCCCTTCCAGGAAGTCGTTCCAAAGCTGCTCGAACTGTTTTTGTGAATCTAAGTTCATGGTTCTGTCCGGCGAATATGCCCGCTTAGTCCAAGCTCGCTGTTCGTAATTCGACGCACTTTCTCAGCTTGTTCCGCAGGAGCCACAGTTGTTTTTTGACGGCTGCTACCGATCGTCCGCTTCTTTCCGACATCTCTTCGAGTGATATTTCATCGCGGTATCTCCAATCGACGAATTGTCTCAGCGAATCCCCTAAACTCTCTAGGCAAAGCTTGAGGTTCTGCAAGCGAATTCCAAACAATTCAGGCGTTTCGCTTTGCTGACGCTCCAACTCACGCGAGAGAAGATCTGAAGCCCAACGCGATCGATAGTCGGCCACACGGCGAATTCGAGTGGACTCCGTCTGCAATTGATACCGGGCAATCGAGAACAACCAGGCGGAAAAATTCGTTCCTAGTTCGTATTGATCGAGACGCGTATACGCCGTGACAAAACTTCGCTGGGCGACTTCGTCGACATCAACGCCAGGCGCAGCTCTCCCTGCCAACCAAGCTCTTATCGGGCGTTCAAATGTTCGCACAATCGTCTCGAACGCTTCGATCTCTCCGGCCCTGACTTGCCGCAACGCTTCTTCAATGATGCTTTGTTCGTGTGTATTCGTCATGACACTCTTTAATGGCACAAAGACTGGCCAGGTTACCCTGCTCAATCCGTTTTTCGTCTGACCTAATCGCGGATCATCCAATCGCACGCAGCGCATTCATACTTGCTGGCGTCGACAATCGCCGCGTTCAAGGAAGCCCTCCGTGCAGAATGAGGACTCTCCCTAACGGCGTGACAACCCCCATGGCGCGCACGAAAGCGGCGACAGCTTGCCGGCAAATGAACGACACGTCCGACTCGCTGACGACCTGCTCACAAAACATGAGCAGA
The nucleotide sequence above comes from Blastopirellula sp. J2-11. Encoded proteins:
- a CDS encoding family 16 glycoside hydrolase, yielding MNPLSLPCFGWMTLLLSLTLPTIACGQKAENLFDGKSLDGWETLTRDQKWWRVQDGFLAGGSLTQIVPHNTFVATEKSYQNFELKLAIRILGGEGFINSGIQIRSIRAPKGSEMVGYQVDAGDGWWGKLYDESRRNKVIAEAKDLAAVNAAIKKDDWNEFRIVAEGPRIRSWINGVAALDYTEAEAAIPLDGKIGIQVHGGGKALVQLKEITLQELPPTLDAPSWKERSTESPQTGAVPLSAEAELAGFQVPDGFEVELVASESEGIGKFVALAFDAKGRLWTTTALEYPVDANESPEESRSLFAAGGRDKVLVIDSPCSEKPSPPRVFAKGLVMPLGVLPYGDGAFVQYGHDIRFYRDQDQDGKADSHEIVLTGFGTQDSHLFPHQFTRVPGDWILMAQGLFNASTVRRANDAAFANGEKQIEFKHCKLGRFNAAGDRFEALTQGPNNIWGLTVSREGKIWIQEANDIGHPVSPFEPGAYYPTGSRDLLKSYQPLMPPPLGPPQMGGTGLSGLTLADDRQGWPSPWGFDADDPAAPRRFYVANPITSRIQLIEATFDGDRFTYKKRPDFLVSSDPRFRPVAIQFGPDGSLYVIDWYNKVISHNEVPRRHPDRDKTRGRIWRIRHKDQPRTIPVDLTQLTVDQLVDRLGDGNARIAELAWQQIIDRQAKEVIPRLSQVVIDRSASADRRLGALWALEGLTQVPASILHEIARAENANLRHEAVRIAAAQPRSVNEFLKIAKPLVNDSSPHVRAALGDALRRLPAVDSNAIALMLELGKASTSGDVWTVYDREFERFLARWAMEENREAVAAFLSSPAGKALPVENRALATLAIGGRAGAVALANLLPDLERPLNAEEIRVLVPHFADKSVAQELTQAIARKSSRDAMLRSFLRLRTQIDWRPLRPAIELAAAEILSDPAQTSFAFELIQNFQLNGLTPEVMKIATDPQVDAGRRITALQTLAELPSLDVEPLIEIANATGPNSKIREAAIRCLARSSAPAAADAMLDLLVDGSLQIRQLIVTEMSSHREGVAALLDAYDDGDLQLSDFSPETLQRMTALAPASPILQAIKANLVREGQTVLQLAGGANDFVNVPIDLPGPFTVETWVKLRPDISNADGILAGPGTLDVNFYNSTLRVWIAGQRDVAVADRKMLPDAWTHIAVTRDPQGVIRIYINGELSTESRQTNSRPFSGVYVGRTTVADQGTDGQLAEYRIWNVARSADEILLNFDRSFDEAAPPAGLLHQFHNDHWGKLSGAATTFATLDSPPLHSAEEAAQLNALFDRYRQLANRPGDLENGQQIFTKTCLTCHQFGGHGGNIGPALDGVGLRGTEAILRNVLTPSAAIEGGYRNYQVVTIAGQIYAGLLVAEDESVVVIRQLNAPDRRIEKRNIQRGGFTNISVMPEGLLNALSDQEVSDLFRYLGSLKQGVSSANADSASVK
- a CDS encoding HpcH/HpaI aldolase family protein, whose product is MTFRLIFVIALLLGGNTGNLRAQSAAKNPLRLNRFIELMEAKTPAFGMFSQNINARTGAAIADSSLDFVIIDMEHSPYDVTRLENYLLGMINKRKILQKGNLQPNVVPFVRIPAAGREPVDHLLKQVLDAGVLGVIVPHVDTAEQALAIVKACRFPQKRMAEDYQPEGKRGVGYRHAARYWGLTPQEYAQRADVWPLDPQGELVVWVMIETVEAVQNCEDIAQTPGVGGLFIGPSDLAFSLGVDKGDPVFEAAIAQVASIAQKNRIPCGLLSNGDQIQQRLKQGFQFIAVGLDGGLPVDVHQALEKARKSSIE
- a CDS encoding DUF1501 domain-containing protein translates to MKNEIRSSLSHSLSRRDCLTGIAAAACGLAIPKIVHAGDQPALLSGKADHVISIWLGGGMGQIDTFDPKRKGDVRKKQQGSYYDAIDTAVPGVQVCEHLPRVAAVMDRVTAVRTLHHNVGEHAAASNRMHTGRPVSGTVTYPSLGSLVAHERGAASDIAPPYVLIGYPNVARGAGFLGASANYLYLTNTSEGPVGLSRPDGITLPRQNRRQALLAALRKDAPLQDDQSLHDYEAAIEQSIRLSGPQFNRVFELEREPADLRIQYGGEFGQRCLLSRRLVESGVRFVEVSHNLNFLNGVGWDVHNQGIIEQHKLIQELDVALSTLILDLEEKKLLDRTLIAVTTEFGRPAEFDSGGGRGHQQRAFSCVLAGGGLNHQGAWGETDEFSEKIISSPVGVSDLFATILASLKIDYRKNLYDGDRPIPITDGGHPIAELLI